One genomic window of Solanum dulcamara chromosome 12, daSolDulc1.2, whole genome shotgun sequence includes the following:
- the LOC129875775 gene encoding uncharacterized protein LOC129875775, whose amino-acid sequence MAQLSDRGSYMGDRVGDAGAVPQLICPSRYLELICVDNLAEHPYFTRSKIAFQIPIPNKPYTNGSELDHYEEQEREWRTKEEITKQSMKEEIVKAMKEFHYTPNVVGLNYEDLCIHPNLDLPEGFKVPKFDTFGGTGNPLAHLRAYCDQLVGVGKNEALLMRLFSRSLSREALEWFTSEEMKQWPNWNALAKHFIERFAYNVEIIPDRYSLEKIKQKSTENYREYVYRWRKEATRVRPPMTEKEIIEVFVRNQEPEYYDRMLLLVGAKFTEVVKIGETIEDSLKTERITRVAIQAGSSGLFKKKREDVSFISHVPERRTQRSCYFSSRKTLPSEIYPLSPQNPYPIFYVQSSYQTPPPKYLPPHYQNAPCGYQTPQCPNFRTPAPFRQNRPSYRHVPPPPQNNYNLTQPNFENRPARIFTPLVESRTKLFERLRDAGIIHPIAPKSADTSSRFFRADQICAYHSNSVGHDTETCVNLRHKIQDLIDREVVTLQTATPNINNNPLPNHEGVNINVIEVGKDWNADSPVKSDNLKKPLPHVCQSFSVQESFNNVGLGEGVSDAMIIETSGI is encoded by the exons GTATTTagaattgatctgtgttgatAATCTGGCCGAGCATCCATACTTCACGAGATCTAAA ATAGCATTTCAAATCCCAATCCCAAATAAGCCCTATACCAATGGTTCCGAACTTGATCACTATGAGGAACAAGAAAGGGAGTGGAGAACCAAAGAGGAAATAACTAAGCAGAGCATGAAAGAGGAAATTGTAAAAGCTATGAAGGAGTTTCACTATACTCCGAATGTTGTTGGTTTGAATTATGAAGATCTGTGTATCCATCCAAATCTGGACCTTCCGGAAGGGTTTAAAGTACCGAAATTTGATACTTTCGGTGGAACCGGGAATCCTTTGGCTCATTTGAGAGCATATTGTGATCAACTCGTAGGAGTTGGGAAGAATGAGGCATTATTAATGCGACTCTTTAGTCGAAGCTTAAGCAGAGAGGCCTTGGAGTGGTTTACTTCTGAAGAGATGAAACAGTGGCCAAATTGGAATGCTTTGGCTAAACATTTCATTGAAAGATTTGCTTACAATGTGGAGATCATTCCCGATCGTTATTCTTTGGAGAAAATCAAACAAAAGTCTACTGAAAATTATCGGGAGTACGTCTATCGTTGGAGGAAAGAGGCTACCAGGGTGAGACCTCCCATGACTGAAAAAGAGATTATTGAAGTCTTTGTACGCAATCAAGAGCCTGAGTACTATGACAGGATGTTGTTGCTCGTAGGAGCGAAATTTACTGAGGTGGTCAAAATTGGAGAGACCATCGAAGACAGTCTTAAGACCGAAAGGATTACCCGTGTGGCCATCCAAGCTGGGTCTTCAGgtttgttcaaaaagaaaagagaagatgtGTCCTTTATTTCCCATGTGCCTGAAAGAAGGACACAAAGATCATGCTATTTTAGCTCCAGAAAAACCTTACCCTCCGAAATCTATCCCCTATCTCCACAAAATCCCTACCCAATCTTTTATGTCCAATCGAGTTATCAAACTCCGCCTCCTAAATACTTACCTCCGCACTATCAAAATGCTCCTTGTGGCTACCAAACTCCACAATGCCCAAATTTCCGAACTCCCGCACCTTTCCGCCAAAATCGTCCTAGTTATCGTCATGTACCCCCACCCCCACAAAATAACTACAATCTTACCCAACCCAATTTTGAAAATAGGCCTGCTAGGATTTTTACTCCTCTAGTGGAAAGTCGGACTAAGCTGTTTGAAAGACTGAGAGATGCAGGCATTATTCATCCCATTGCACCTAAATCAGCTGATACAAGCTCTAGATTCTTCAGAGCTGACCAAATATGTGCATATCATTCGAATAGTGTAGGGCATGATACTGAAACTTGTGTCAATTTGAGGCATAAAATTCAGGATTTGATTGATCGCGAGGTCGTCACTCTCCAAACCGCCACTcccaatattaataataacCCCCTGCCGAATCATGAAGGGGTGAATATTAACGtgattgaagttggaaaagattGGAATGCCGATAGCCCAGTCAAATCTGACAATCTTAAAAAGCCTCTTCCTCATGTGTGTCAGTCGTTTTCAGTGCAAGAGTCTTTCAATAATGTTGGTCTAGGAGAAGGAGTCAGTGATGCTATGATAATCGAGACGTCAGGCATATGA